ACAAGAAGCTAAAAAGATTTAGTGGGCTTATCGACCGAGAAACTGCCATTACTATGCGTAACGTTGTTGAAAATGCAACAGCGTGTAACAAGCAGGGTGTGATCAGTTTGGGGGAAATGTTATCACAACACGTGAGCAGTGTCTTATATAAGACAACGTTTGGCAAACTCCATGATGATGAGGAAATGGGGAAGAAATTTAAGATGGTTTCAAAGGATTTATCGAAGGTCTTTGCTACTTTATATATAGTAGGTTTTATTCCTCAACTTGGATGGATTGATGTAATCCGAGGTGCACCTAGTAAAGCTAAAGGTCTTGCTAAAAATATTGACAAGCTACTTGAAATAGCGATTGAAGAGAAGGTCGTAAAAGTGAAAgatgatgatcatcatcatgaGGTTGTTAGTGAAGGCGAGGAACCTCTGATTGACACATTGCTTAGACTTCATAAAGACGGTAGTATTGGATGTTTGTTGGAAAGAGATGCCGTCAAGGCCCTTCTCATGGTACGTACAATCTGTTAGTAAGATGGGCTCGATCATAGTAGCATAACCAAGTAACCAACATATATTTATTCATACTTGACTAGATAGCTAGCTTAATTAAGTATATTAATTTCCACAAAAATTGAGTCATGTTTAATTAAACCATATCAGTAGATAGTTATGTATGATCTGCCCCGATATATCATCTAGAATTAAAGTTTTGTATTTAGTGTTATAAACTTCTAATACAAACCTTGGTCTTAATAATATTACTAGTACTACAAAAGGGAATTTTAAAAGATCCGTTTTCTATTGACAAACTAACAAAGATTGTTTCAATCgaagaagataaataaaattGGATCATAAAGTTAATTAGTTTGTCGTGCATGCTAATAAATTAACATTGGTTTTTCGATGAAAAACATAGTAGTAACAAGAAGATTGATTAAGcattgatacatatatatattgtttggattaattaattgtgtgtgtgtgtataggaCTCTTATCTTGGTGGGTTAGAATCAACATCAGCATTGTTAGAATGGGCAATGGCAGAGCTCCTCAGACACCCTAGTGCACTTAAGAAAGTGCAAGCAGAGATAAGGATGGTTGTTAATTATGGAAGTAGTAGGCAACACATAATAACGGATGAGGATATAAAGCAAATGAAGTATCTGAAAGCCGTAATCATGGAGACCTTCCGCTTGCATCCTCCTTTTCCCATCATATTGCCTCAAGTTGCAATGCACGATGTGAATGTGATGGGATTCGATCGACATTGCAAAAGGAACCCCGGTTTATATTAATCTATGGGCAATTGGAAGGGATCATAAAGTGTGGGTCGACAGACCTAACGAGTTTGTGCCTGAGAGGTTTCTTGCATCatctatggattttgtcaaacAACATGATTTCAAGCTTCTTCCATTCGGTGCGGGACGCAGGATGTGCCCTGGGGAAGGTTTGGCCTTGACTATAGCTGAAAACCTGTTGGCAAATCTGTTGTGTAAATTTGATTGGGCCTTACCAGAAGGTGACATGGACATGAATGAAAGAACTGGGCTTGCAACTCATAAAAAAACCAAACTTCTAGCTTTTGCAAAACCTCACCTCGATAATTCATAAAACCATCGGTTGCCCATCAGAAAAAAACCAAACGTATCTCTCAAGACCGTGGGGGAGAAAAc
The Erigeron canadensis isolate Cc75 chromosome 2, C_canadensis_v1, whole genome shotgun sequence DNA segment above includes these coding regions:
- the LOC122588306 gene encoding cytochrome P450 736A117-like, with amino-acid sequence MANPLIYIVLFFSLLLPFLSKLYSIISSPTTSNKNRPPSPPKLPIIGNLHQIGPLVHHSLFSLSQRYGRDLMLVYMGSIPTLVVSSPDSAREIMQTHDLTFASRAPLYVYKTLFYDSKEIATAPYGVYWRQAKKILVHHFLSNKKLKRFSGLIDRETAITMRNVVENATACNKQGVISLGEMLSQHVSSVLYKTTFGKLHDDEEMGKKFKMVSKDLSKVFATLYIVGFIPQLGWIDVIRGAPSKAKGLAKNIDKLLEIAIEEKVVKVKDDDHHHEVVSEGEEPLIDTLLRLHKDGSIGCLLERDAVKALLMDSYLGGLESTSALLEWAMAELLRHPSALKKVQAEIRMVVNYGSSRQHIITDEDIKQMKDHKVWVDRPNEFVPERFLASSMDFVKQHDFKLLPFGAGRRMCPGEGLALTIAENLLANLLCKFDWALPEGDMDMNERTGLATHKKTKLLAFAKPHLDNS